The following are encoded together in the Coffea arabica cultivar ET-39 chromosome 1c, Coffea Arabica ET-39 HiFi, whole genome shotgun sequence genome:
- the LOC113687455 gene encoding putative F-box protein At1g67623: protein MANAQKRSSRTSILSLPTEVLSEVLARVASSSSADLFRAKLCCKLFNEVSEAKNIYQRVSLDRFEIVPWPKNHKVSRFLKKCRQSKNPEALYRKGVVDFFSDKHEDSALENLEEAANSGHADAAYALGIIYIFVGGDELKRKGMRLLMKSRLLQGRVNLCRQNLRALLRMIWVKNPVFLNPTPICCAMTHERKTSSWPMHPDEVEESTCEGCACDEEIRAICAALPYR, encoded by the exons ATGGCCAACGCACAAAAACGGAGTTCACGAACCTCCATCCTCTCCCTTCCAACCGAGGTGCTATCCGAGGTGCTTGCACGTGTCGCGTCTTCTTCATCCGCTGATCTTTTCCGGGCAAAACTGTG CTGTAAGTTGTTCAACGAAGTTTCCGAGGCAAAGAACATTTACCAGCGGGTGTCCCTCGACAGGTTTGAAATCGTTCCGTGGCCAAAAAACCACAAAGTGTCGAGGTTCTTGAAGAAGTGCAGACAAAGCAAAAATCCAGAAGCCTTGTACCGAAAAGGAGTG GTTGATTTTTTTTCGGATAAGCACGAGGACTCAGCATTGGAAAACCTGGAAGAAGCTGCTAATTCAGGCCATGCCGATGCTGCATATGCGTTGGGAATAATTTACATCTTTGTTGGTGGGGACGAGTTAAAGCGCAAAGGTATGAGACTGCTCATGAAATCCAGACTTCTTCAAGGCAGAGTGAATCTTTGCCGTCAGAATTTGCGAGCGCTGCTGAGGATGATATGGGTCAAGAATCCTGTGTTTCTAAACCCAACGCCCATTTGTTGTGCCATGACACATGAGAGGAAAACATCTTCATGGCCTATGCATCCCGATGAAGTGGAGGAGAGTACATGTGAAGGGTGCGCTTGCGATGAAGAAATTCGAGCAATTTGTGCTGCCCTGCCATATCGTTAG